Proteins from a single region of Struthio camelus isolate bStrCam1 chromosome W, bStrCam1.hap1, whole genome shotgun sequence:
- the LOC138064035 gene encoding prostaglandin E2 receptor EP4 subtype-like: MSFDPTIMPPANGSANGTASEGGKPPTIPTVMFIFGVVGNLIAIVVLCKSRKEQKETTFYTLVCGLAVTDLLGTCLVSPVTIATYLQNRWPGGPALCEYSSFILLFFGLSGLSIICAMSIERYLAINHAYFYNHYVDKKLAGLTLFAIYASNVLFCALPSMGLSKSTLQYPDTWCFIDWRAKEATHAAYSYMYAGFSSFLIMVTVICNILVCVALIRMHRQFMRRTSLGTDTTSSRLSDFRRRRSFRRMAGAEIQMVILLIATSLVVLICSIPLVVRVFVNQLYQPETVRDVRQNPDLQAIRIASVNPILDPWVYILLRKTVLSKAIEKIKCLFCRIGGARRQHPGGNFNCVDGRRTSSAMSSQSPSFISRELRDISSTSQTLLYPLELSESSTGGRMLLPGPSATLAQSDTTSVRTLRSSETSDSSQGQDSENIFLVNEIQPGSGASSTSKGSPLQVTFPPETLNLSEKCI, translated from the exons ATGTCCTTCGACCCCACCATCATGCCACCTGCAAACGGCTCTGCCAACGGGACCGCCAGCGAGGGCGGGAAGCCCCCCACCATCCCCACCGTCATGTTCATCTTTGGCGTGGTCGGCAACCTCATAGCCATTGTGGTGCTCTGCAAGTCCCGGAAGGAGCAGAAAGAGACCACTTTCTACACGCTGGTCTGCGGGCTGGCAGTCACCGATCTTTTGGGGACCTGTCTGGTGAGTCCAGTTACGATTGCCACTTACCTGCAGAATCGTTGGCCAGGAGGACCAGCGCTGTGTGAGTACAGCTCCTTCATCCTCCTGTTCTTTGGACTCTCTGGCCTGAGCATTATCTGTGCCATGTCTATAGAGAGGTACCTGGCCATCAACCATGCCTATTTCTACAACCATTACGTAGATAAGAAGCTGGCAGGGCTCACGCTCTTTGCCATCTATGCTTCCAACGTGCTGTTCTGCGCCCTTCCCAGCATGGGGCTCAGCAAATCTACCTTGCAGTACCCCGACACTTGGTGTTTCATAGACTGGCGAGCAAAGGAGGCCACTCATGCGGCATATTCCTACATGTATGCTGGCTTCAGCTCCTTCCTCATCATGGTCACGGTAATCTGCAACATCCTGGTGTGTGTGGCCCTAATTCGCATGCACCGCCAGTTTATGCGACGCACATCCTTGGGGACAGACACCACCTCCAGCCGCTTATCTGACTTTCGCAGACGCCGGAGCTTCCGTCGGATGGCCGGAGCAGAGATCCAGATGGTTATTCTACTCATTGCCACTTCCCTGGTTGTGCTCATCTGCTCCATTCCTCTGGTG GTTCGTGTCTTTGTGAACCAGCTGTACCAGCCTGAAACAGTGAGGGATGTGAGACAAAACCCTGACCTGCAAGCCATACGCATTGCCTCAGTGAACCCCATCTTGGATCCATGGGTTTACATCCTCCTCCGCAAGACTGTGCTCAGCAAAGCTATTGAGAAGATCAAATGCCTCTTTTGCCGAATCGGAGGAGCTCGGCGGCAGCACCCCGGGGGCAATTTCAACTGCGTGGATGGCCGCAGGACCTCCTCTGCCATGTCCAGTCAGTCACCTTCCTTCATCTCACGTGAGCTGAGGGACATCAGCAGCACCTCACAAACACTGCTCTATCCTCTAGAGTTAAGCGAAAGCAGCACGGGGGGTCGCATGCTGCTTCCAGGCCCCAGTGCAACCTTGGCTCAGTCTGACACTACATCCGTAAGGACACTGCGCAGCTCAGAGACCTCAGACTCTTCACAGGGGCAGGACTCTGAGAACATCTTCTTGGTGAATGAAATCCAGCCTGGCAGTGGGGCTAGCTCCACATCCAAGGGCAGCCCTCTCCAGGTCACCTTCCCCCCCGAGACGTTGAACTTATCAGAAAAGTGTATATAG